The Arachis ipaensis cultivar K30076 chromosome B05, Araip1.1, whole genome shotgun sequence nucleotide sequence CGCCGGTCTCCGCCACTCGTTTCCGCTCCCTTCCATCCAAACAACTCAACACTCTCTTTCCCACAGCCCCTCCTCACCACCGTCGTTTTTCGGCGCTTCCTCTCTTCTCGGAACACCATGGCGGCggttacaacaacaacaacaacaacaacaacaatggggGTGGTGGTTGGGGATACCCCTTTGACTCCGATGACTCTTTTTCACCATCAAGCCACACCCTTTTCTTCTCATTGCTTCTCTCTTCAGCTTTCTGCTCCTTCTCCCAACTCGTCCTCGCAAAATTCGCAAAGGCGAAAACTTTGGCTTCCGAGAAAGAAGCATTCTCAGAGTCTCTTTGGGAAGTGAAAGGTGGCAAGTGGACAAAGCTAATCCCTGATAATTTCAACGATTCTTTCGTGACCTCGGAACCCGGTTTGTTCAGTGAGTTATCATCCATTAACTCGACTCTCAGGGTGTTGCAAGCCAGGTTAGTGGGGTGCTGGCAACTCAGTCATTGCTTTATGCTGTTGGATTGGGAAAAGGTGCAATTCCCACTGCTGCTGCCATTAATTGGGTTCTCAAGGATGGAATTGGGTACCTCAGTAAGATTATGCTGTCCAATTTCGGCCGCCATTTCGATGTTAACCCCAAAGGCTGGAGGTTGTTTGCTGATCTGCTTGAGAATGCTGCATTTGGTTTGGAGATGTGCACTCCTGCTTTTCCACAGTTCTTTGTGCTGATTGGTGCTGTGGCCGGCGCCTCCCGTTCCGCAGCCGCCTTGATTCAGGTGATTGAATGGATCTTGTATATAGTACATGAAGCTAGAAACAAACCAATCCCATGTATTCTACTTTGTTTAAATGATTTTGTTTAGGTAGTGGTTGGTATGGTTAAGAAATTTTAGTATAGAAGGCAATCTATTCTCCTGTATGATTCAGGCTGGGGAGTATGCGTTAACTTAATCTAGTTGTTAGTTATTCGTATGAAAAATGATTGAAGCGGATTAGGCGTCAGGCATCTGATTGAAACTTGAACCTGATTTTATATTTACAGGCATCAACCAGGAGTTGTTTCTTTGCTGGTTTTGCTGCTCAAAGAAATTTTGCTGAGGTAAGAAACAGATTGTTTTCGCATTGAATAAATAGAAGTACTTGTTTAATGACACAGCTCAACCATTCTAGTATTACTAGTTATTGGAAATTTTCTGAACACATGtccattttatttttatgtaatttttctTTCTAAAAGTAATTGTAAATATTAGGTAATTGCCAAAGGTGAAGTACAAGGAATGGCAAGCAAGTTTATCGGTATCGGGCTTGGTATAGGATTGGGTAACTGCATAGGATCCTCCACGCCTCTTGTTCTTGCATCCTTTGGTGTTGTGACTTGGATTCACATGTACTGCAATCTGAAGTCATACCAGTCAATTCAATTGAGGACTTTGAATCCTTATCGTGCAAGTAATTTCTGATCTCTTTCTCTCACTCTGGCTAACATTAACATGTTGGGGATGTATTATAGTAAACTTTGAAAGAATGAGTGTATTATTATGAAACATTGAATATTCTTCCAAGTTGTCTCTTACATGTAGATTTAAATGTTTTTGCAATCAATTGTTGGAGGAATAAGGAGCCTAGAAATGCTACTAGGATTTAAtgagttctaatttttctttatGGTTTAGAATTTTATACATATGATTATTGAGTTTTAAACAGGTTTGGTTTTCAGTGAATATCTACTGAGTGGCCAGGCACCTCCAGTTAAAGAGGTCAATGATGAGGAGCCATTATTTCCGGCTGTACCCATATTAAATGCAACGTTTGCAAATAAAGTGAGTTAATCTTTCTTCCATGATAAATATATATATGACATTTGAAACTTCAAAATGAAGTTCCTATCTGTTGGATCATATTTTTGCGGCATGCTAAAATGTGataaaagtttttatttttataatgtaTTATGTAGTTTAAGGTTGTTTTTCGTTTTATTCTACTTCTCAGTTGAGGGAGGCTAAGGATTTGGGGAAATATCATATCACATATATCAATCTTGCCAATTGCCATGATAATGTGTGATATTGCTTGTCTGATTTTGAAAACTTTGAATATTTTATGCTTCCTTGCAAATCTTATATAGTAAGCCCATATAAAAGATGATGATTGTGTTGGGCACTAAACAACTGGTATAAAACACTGTCGAACACTTAATGACATTGCCTCTTCATGACATGGCTTGTTCGCTTTTGTACTAGGCAAAATCAAATGCATTGTCATCTGAAGCAAAGGATGCGGCTGCAGAAATTGAACGGCGTCTAGAACTTGGGTCCAAGCTTAGTGAAATTGTCAGCAGCAAGGATGACGCGCTCGCTCTGTTCACGCTTTATAAAGATGAGGGCTATATCTTGTCAGAACACATGGGGAAATTCTGTGTAAGTTGACAGTCATATACACACAAAATCTGATAGCCTCTTCCATTTGGTAGGAGCATATTGGACCTGAGATTTTCCTTGTTATGTTTTTATCTTCCCAGAAAACTGgattaaaagataagaagttcaAAGGATAAGGGCGAGTTTGGAGTGacttttgaaaaaggaaaaaaaaaagatttaagaAAAAGCAATTTCATGTTTGGATAGAAAACATAAGAAGTATTTCTGTTTTAGTAAACGATTAAttaaaatcttaaaagttttgcCTTTTTTGAAAAGCAACATATTGTTTgcttaaaataaaagaattttttaataaaagtacATTTTTTTAATGAGAAAAAAATTCTTTTCTTCAAACAAGCCACTCCAAATGAGGCAACCTGGTACATTGTTGTGTTATGGACAGTGACTAACATATCTGGCTGAATCAGGTTGTTCTTAAGGAGAGCTGTTTGCCATTGGATATGCTGAAGGCGTTGTTTCAGGTCAACTATGTATATTGGTTAGAGAAGAATGCGGGAATTGTAGGAAGAGGAGTCGTTAAAGATTCCAAACCTGGCGGGAAGCTGCACATGTCCCTTGATTATGTAACACGGGAATTCGACCTTGTCAGAAGTGATGGGGAATCAGTAGGTTGGACCACGGACGGCCTCATTGCGAGGCCATTACCAAATAGAATTCGTCTGGGCAACATGGCACCCTCAGCGAGTAGCTGATACTGTCAAGGTTTGGTGGTTTTCATGCATGGGCAGTTGAATTGCCATGAAGAAGCATGGTGGATGAAGATGTGGGAGAGATCAAAGTGGATTAGCTGGTTCTTATCATCTTTGTCCATTGTTGGTGATCAGCACATCAATGGGTCCAATGGTGTGGAGAGACATAGAGCTATAAATGGTTGGAACCCTAAAACACCACACTGCAAAGATATCAATTTGAATGTGAATGATGGACTGACTTTTGAAAGGGTCAAACAATGGCCATGAAAGAGATGTGTGCATGTAATTGTGAAGAGAATTTGATATTCAATACATGTAGATGTGGTTTGCTCAAAATCTCAACACAAATAGAATTGAATGTTTCTCATAAACAGTGATTTGAAATTAAGTGCGAAATTTGCCCCTCCAATGTTCAGTCTTAGTTTAGttagaattttatattatttttaattattgaatCAATATCATTATACAAGTAGTAAAATTTTATTGGTTCTCTATCAAAGGTTATTAAAAACACTCCATTAGAAATGTTATTAAGCATGattaaacatgaaaaacaataaaaaaaaatcagttatctaatttaatattcattaattattattagaatattaaataattttttatatatagtaAGTATATAAAGTAAGTATAGTTATTGTCTTAGACATGTTAGTAGCTAAATAGTGAGGTGCGATGTGCGAAAGAAGAATATGAGAGAAAAAGATGGAGGAGGTAGAGAGACTGTGGAACGAAGTGAGAGAGCTAAGCTTAGGCAACAACAGCAAAGTGGAAAGACTGCAAACCCCACCAACCGCACTTCAATTCCTCAGAGATTTCGTTAACCCAAACAAACCATGCATCATCTCTAACGCTATCAACCACTGGCCTGCACTCTCCCTTTGGGCCCAGGCCCAACCCAATCAGGCCCAACATTCCTACCTCTCCCGCTCCCTCTCCTCCTTCACCGTCTCCCTCCACCTCACCCCCTCCGGCCGCGCCGACGCCCTCGCCCCTCTCCCCTCCTCTCCTTCCTCCCTCTGCTTCGCCTCCGCTCACGTGCAGCGCACGCCCTTCCCCGACGCCCTCCGCCTCATCGCCTCCCCCGATCACAACCCCGCCGTCGTCGCCTACGCCCAGCAGCAGAACGACTGCTTCCGCTCCGAGTACTCTGCCCTCGCCGCCGATTGCGACCCTCACATCGATTGGGCCACGGAGGCTTTCGGCGGCGCTTTGCCTGAAGCTGTGAACCTCTGGATTGGTAACCAGCGTTCTCACACTTCATTCCACAAGGATCACTACGAGAATCTGTATGCCGTTGTCTCGGGAGAGAAGCATTTCATTCTGTTGCCTCCCACTGATGTTCATAGACTCTACATCCGNNNNNNNNNNNNNNNNNNNNNNNNNNNNNNNNNNNNNNNNNNNNNNNNNNNNNNNNNNNNNNNNNNNNNNNNNNNNNNNNNNNNNNNNNNNNNNNNNNNNNNNNNNNNNNNNNNNNNNNNNNNNNNNNNNNNNNNNNNNNNNNNNNNNNNNNNNNNNNNNNNNNNNNNNNNNNNNNNNNNNNNNNNNNNNNNNNNNNNNNNNNNNNNNNNNNNNNNNNNNNNNNNNNNNNNNNNNNNNNNNNNNNNNNNNNNNNNNNNNNNNNNNNNNNNNNNNNNNNNNNNNNNNNNNNNNNNNNNNNNNNNNNNNNNNNNNNNNNNNNNNNNNNNNNNNNNNNNNNNNNNNNNNNNNNNNNNNNNNNNNNNNNNNNNNNNNNNNNNNNNNNNNNNNNNNNNNNNNNNNNNNNNNNNNNNNNNNNNNNNNNNNNNNNNNNNNNNNNNNNNNNNNNNNNNNNNNNNNNNNNNNNNNNNNNNNNNNNNNTCTTTCCctcttttatttattatgttttttcTTCCATTCATCTTTATTATGCTGTTATAAGTCTAATAGATTACTCATGTAAAGATATCTTCATGCGAATAATAGTAGAGATTGACATGTTTGACTAAAATGCCTAATATCTTCATTATCTTTCGTTTGAGTGGTAGATACTGGATCAACAAGAAGTATAACGAGATAGGCAAGACTTAAGTTGACTTTATATGTTATGATCCGATGCATGTAGCTGACCCTAATTAGCAAAACAAGACTGTGATGTCAGTGTTTTTGGTTTGTAGGACACTGGAGAGTTTGATTTGGAGCTTGAGGAGCCTATTAGATATGTTCCATGGTGCAGTGTAGACCCTTTTCCTCCTCCTGAGAAACTCCATGAGGAGATGTCTAAGTTCCCCTTGTACTTCAATGGCCCTAAGCCATTTGAGTGTACAGTGAAGGCTGGGGAGATTCTCTACTTGTAAGCATTTccctcctttttctctcttataATTTCATTAGCGAGATGAATTCCTGCATTTATATAGTTTGTCGCGCGCTCGTGCTGATCAGATGGAACTAATGCAGGCCAAGTATGTGGTTTCATCATGTTAGGCAGAGTTCAGGTGATGGAGGATGCACTATTGCAGTAAACTATTGTAAGGATCAAGCCTTACTTTTTCCTTGTCCAGTTTGTAATCAAAATCTCTTATGCaagttatatttttcttttttatgcaGGGTATGATATGCAATTTGACATTAAGTATGCATATTTCAATTTCTTACAATCTATCCATTACCGATCTCCAAGTCTACTGTTGCCTGAGAAATTTCCCGAGGAGACAGATTCAGATCCTCATGGCTTATGACACTGATGAAAATAGTTGTTCCTTAGCCAGTGTTCTTTGGGAAAATGCAAGAGATTCGGAAGTCGAGGATCAATTTCGTAGAACAACTTCATGGAAACATTTCGGGGAAGCATTGATTGATTCCCAAAACAAGCAACTAACTCTTGGAAGCTGGAACTCTTTTTTAAGATTTTTGACATCTCTACCTGATACATGGCTAGTGCCAACACAACTTTGTTTTGTCCTTCAATTGTGATATCAGTTTTTGCTGTAATAATTTCATTTTCGCTATTTCTGGTGATGCTGATGAGAATATGAGATAGACTGAATAGTTCAGTTCAGCAATTTTCTCCTAAAACAAGCgtattcctttttattatagTTGTAATATTGTCACATTTTTCGCACATTTTATTCCCTTCCTAATCTGTGTTGTGTTCTACAATGTGTATTTAGTTTTTGGTCAGATAGCTGGTGTTAATTTTATCTTATTAGTGAAGTGAAAGGAGCACCTAGAGGCTAGAAGAGTAGAAGTCGTGACCAGGTCTTCGAATCTTGCAAATTATCTTATACTAAGATGGTTCAAGTCGTATGAATAATCATCTCCACAATAATATCTTCGTGAAAACTGAAAACTGATATCAATTATTCATAAGGGTTAGTTCcaagtttttttatttaaataagtaaaaGAAAATGATAGGCTTCTTTGCTGTTATATAGACAATTTGGCTAGAAAGGAATGGTAGACTCTTCCGAAATCATGCCTCAAGTGTGGTAGAAATTATAAACAAGTCGTTTATGTATCCCGATGTATGGATTGGTGGTGAGCCCTTTAGTTGTTGATGGCCATATCGAAGATGACTAGGGGTTGTATTTAGATTTTCGATGTTGCTTTTAGCTACTTTTATTGCTCCACTCTATTATGTTGAGCTCActttacttaaaaaaaaagtataagaaaaTTATTAATTCCTAAAATACGCATGAATGGAAATTTAGAATAAAATGTGCATCGCTATTTCAAAGGTAGCACATACTAAATGGAATTGCACTCCATTCTAAAGAAGGCTCACAGGAGGCTTCATTTCGTGTGCGCCTTCCTTAGAATGGAGTGTAATTTCATTTGTGTGTACTACCCAAAAATGACTATGCGC carries:
- the LOC107642492 gene encoding protein root UVB sensitive 1, chloroplastic (The sequence of the model RefSeq protein was modified relative to this genomic sequence to represent the inferred CDS: added 65 bases not found in genome assembly) yields the protein EGFPKSVTSDYLEYSLWRAVQGVASQVSGVLATQSLLYAVGLGKGAIPTAAAINWVLKDGIGYLSKIMLSNFGRHFDVNPKGWRLFADLLENAAFGLEMCTPAFPQFFVLIGAVAGASRSAAALIQASTRSCFFAGFAAQRNFAEVIAKGEVQGMASKFIGIGLGIGLGNCIGSSTPLVLASFGVVTWIHMYCNLKSYQSIQLRTLNPYRASLVFSEYLLSGQAPPVKEVNDEEPLFPAVPILNATFANKAKSNALSSEAKDAAAEIERRLELGSKLSEIVSSKDDALALFTLYKDEGYILSEHMGKFCVVLKESCLPLDMLKALFQVNYVYWLEKNAGIVGRGVVKDSKPGGKLHMSLDYVTREFDLVRSDGESVGWTTDGLIARPLPNRIRLGNMAPSASS
- the LOC107639959 gene encoding jmjC domain-containing protein 7, whose protein sequence is MEEVERLWNEVRELSLGNNSKVERLQTPPTALQFLRDFVNPNKPCIISNAINHWPALSLWAQAQPNQAQHSYLSRSLSSFTVSLHLTPSGRADALAPLPSSPSSLCFASAHVQRTPFPDALRLIASPDHNPAVVAYAQQQNDCFRSEYSALAADCDPHIDWATEAFGGALPEAVNLWIGNQRSHTSFHKDHYENLYAVVSGEKHFILLPPTDVHRLDTGEFDLELEEPIRYVPWCSVDPFPPPEKLHEEMSKFPLYFNGPKPFECTVKAGEILYLPSMWFHHVRQSSGDGGCTIAVNYWYDMQFDIKYAYFNFLQSIHYRSPSLLLPEKFPEETDSDPHGL